A stretch of the Malus domestica chromosome 08, GDT2T_hap1 genome encodes the following:
- the LOC103441072 gene encoding pumilio homolog 12-like — MEGFRGFPETASLWAPEFLLPECVPGSSSSQNHIGGESHSDQTLEAAFSRLNVSAFSRQQPRISGIDCGNYSNGPALNYPSSDHGFRGGNSMPFCSGESLQSRLNSQNGGGGDLGNFGLENCWVGNGSNGFVPNQDCWVHSDIAGFQEPLDRLSLADLRGNIAALAKQQHGCRFLQKTMEDAPNRDVIDLIFLEVMENVVVLMLDPYGNYVVQKLVEVCTEEQRTRMLSKLILESHTSLVCIALDTRGTRSVQKLLQYVTNQEQVSLIMGALSPAAAVLSKNNNGQHVIEQCLENFSEEDNRGLLLVVAINCSTIGKDKSGCCVLQKCIEHSSGENRERLVAAIIAQATVLAVDRYGNYVVQHLLGLRIPQITQNLLRQLQGSYISISLNKFGSCVVEKCLSESSEEQSSQIIFELVTNPNVSMLLVHQYGNFVIQTALEVSKGIYHQALLNLVNLYSDFLRGNSYGRKVLARLDRCLRHI; from the exons ATGGAGGGTTTTCGCGGTTTCCCGGAAACGGCGTCGCTTTGGGCTCCGGAATTTTTGTTGCCGGAATGTGTGCCCGGAAGCTCATCGTCGCAGAACCACATTGGGGGAGAATCCCATTCTGATCAAACCCTGGAGGCTGCCTTTTCTCGCCTAAATGTGTCAGCTTTCAGCCGCCAGCAGCCGCGGATTTCCGGCATTGACTGCGGCAATTACAGTAATGGGCCGGCGCTGAACTACCCATCAAGCGATCACGGATTTAGAGGCGGAAATTCGATGCCTTTTTGCAGCGGCGAGTCGTTGCAGAGTCGTCTGAACTCACAGAACGGCGGGGGTGGGGATTTAGGGAATTTTGGTCTTGAAAATTGCTGGGTGGGAAACGGCTCGAATGGCTTTGTTCCCAATCAAGATTGCTGGGTGCATTCTGACATTGCTGGGTTTCAAGAACCTCTGGATCGCCTGTCGTTGGCTGATTTGCGCGGAAATATCGCTGCTTTGGCCAAGCAGCAGCACGGCTGTCGATTTTTGCAGAAAACAATGGAGGATGCACCGAACAGGGATGTGATTGATTTAATATTCTTGGAGGTTATGGAAAATGTGGTCGTTTTGATGCTCGACCCTTACGGGAACTATGTCGTTCAGAAGCTTGTGGAGGTCTGCACCGAAGAGCAGAGGACCCGTATGCTTTCGAAGTTGATATTGGAGAGTCATACGTCACTGGTTTGTATTGCCCTCGACACTCGCGG AACTCGTAGTGTACAGAAATTGTTGCAGTACGTTACTAACCAAGAGCAAGTGTCGTTGATTATGGGAGCTCTGAGCCCTGCTGCCGCTGTGTTGAGTAAGAACAACAATGGCCAACATGTGATCGAACAGTGCTTAGAGAATTTTTCTGAGGAAGACAACAGG GGTCTTCTGCTTGTGGTGGCTATTAATTGTTCCACAATTGGGAAGGACAAAAGTGGCTGTTGTGTGCTACAAAAGTGCATTGAACACTCTAGTGGTGAAAATAGAGAACGCCTGGTTGCTGCTATCATAGCGCAAGCAACAGTACTTGCAGTAGATCGCTACGG AAACTACGTGGTGCAACATTTACTAGGTTTGAGGATCCCGCAAATCACACAAAATCTTTTGAGACAACTTCAAGGCAGTTATATTTCTATATCATTGAATAAGTTTGGTAGCTGCGTTGTGGAGAAATGCTTGTCCGAGTCAAGCGAAGAACAATCTTCACAGATTATATTTGAGTTGGTCACCAACCCAAATGTGTCAATGCTTCTTGTTCACCAGTATGGGAACTTTGTCATCCAGACAGCACTCGAGGTTTCTAAG GGTATCTACCATCAAGCTCTACTAAATCTGGTTAATTTATACTCCGACTTTCTGCGTGGCAATTCTTATGGAAGAAAAGTACTTGCTCGGCTTGACAGGTGCCTGCGACATATATAG
- the LOC103441074 gene encoding E3 ubiquitin-protein ligase APD2-like isoform X2 — protein sequence MELGSSSSRLMKASAVFVKHVEVRDVDRKGVSLYAFSEEPKLNYQTNWSVHNYLIIRSYNGKGFSFWLNKGSSLSMRLEAHATTLNQLQVAMLKGEQNIEILQPEQTSSQDSLAFNEPKIGKEAEYNIEEDDKYYLEFISTNPNSVIVSVNVSVSSTMYDVTKAKDVCSTMKGSCRLSLVFPNTHYVILTTPNNGDLGDWYIELSFVARVVTYIAILGFIMVVVFLILKYLGACDGDDRTLVEIAVEEVNETYPIVPQKTLLRQTYGTNEEDEDSGASSSSSEELYDEKLCVICYDEQRNSFFVPCGHCATCYDCAQRIMDGENKVCPICRRLIHKVRKLFNP from the exons ATGGAGCTCGGGTCGAGCTCTTCGCGATTGATGAAGGCTAGTGCTGTGTTTGTCAAACATGTTGAAGTGAGAGATGTTGACAGGAAAGGGGTTTCTCTCTATGCTTTTTCTGAAGAGCCTAAATTGAACTACCAAACAAATTGGAGTGTGCACAATTACTTGATCATTCGATCGTATAATGGCAAG gGATTTTCCTTCTGGTTAAACAAGGGTTCAAGTTTGTCCATGAGATTGGAAGCTCATGCTACTACCTTAAATCAACTACAAGTTGCTATGCTTAAAG GGGAACAAAATATCGAAATATTGCAGCCGGAACAAACAAGTTCTCAGGACAGCCTCGCCTTCAATGAACCCAAAATCG GTAAAGAAGCCGAGTACAATATTGAGGAAGATGACAAGTATTACCTTGAATTCATAAGCACAAATCCTAATAGCGTAATTGTATCAGTGAATGTAAGCGTTTCATCAACGATGTATGATGTTACGAAAGCTAAGGACGTCTGTTCAACAATGAAGGGGTCCTGCCGGCTCAGCCTTGTATTCCCCAATACTCACTATGTCATACTAACCACACCTAACAAT GGAGATCTTGGTGACTGGTACATCGAGCTTTCGTTCGTGGCTCGTGTGGTAACCTACATTGCGATTTTAG GATTTATTATGGTGGTTGTTTTTCTGATATTGAAATACCTTGGAGCCTGTGACGGTGATGATAGAACTTTAGTTGAAATAGCAGTGGAAGAAGTTAATGAGACTTACCCTATAGTGCCACAGAAGACGCTTCTTCGACAGACATACGggacaaatgaagaagatgaagattcaGGAGCTTCTAGTAGCTCCTCGGAGGAATTATATGATGAGAAATTATGCGTAATTTGTTACGATGAGCAGCGCAATTCCTTCTTCGTTCCTTGTGGTCACTGTGCCACCTGCTATGACTGTGCTCAAAG GATCATGGATGGGGAGAATAAGGTGTGTCCAATATGTAGAAGGCTCATCCACAAAGTGAGAAAATTGTTCAATCCCTGA
- the LOC103441243 gene encoding cytochrome P450 81Q32-like, translated as METSFYHYILLFTIFLFFKNYLQKYNKRLPPSPGFSLPIIGHLHLIKKPLHRTLAKLSEKYGPVLYIQFGSRPVIVVSSPSAAEECFTKNDVAFANRPGLLAGKHLGYNYTTLVWASYGTHWRNMRRIASIELLSSHRLQMFYGIRVEEVRSLLSRLFRGSKPGEFQILDMKSTFFELTLNVLMRMIAGKRYYGEQTEKLEEAQLFKEIVIETFELSGATNIGDFMPVLKHLGVTGLEKKLVLLQKKRDKFMQNLIEEHRKLQRGSVPEQRSKSMVDVLLDLKETEPEYYSDEIIRGMIQVMLSAGTETSAGTTEWALSLLLNNPETLAKARTEIDIQIGESRLIEESDFPKLPYLQGIINETLRMYPADPLLVPHESSEECAVGGFRVPRGAMLLVNTWAIQNNPKLWAQPRQFKPERFLNGGERDGFVLLPFGTGRRGCPGEGLAIRMVGLALGSLLQCFEWERSGEEMVDMSEGTGLTMPKAHPLLAKCRPRPTKFALLSQLQ; from the exons ATGGAAACCTCATTCTACCACTACATTTTgctcttcaccattttccttttcttcaaaaACTATTTGCAGAAATATAACAAAAGACTCCCACCAAGCCCTGGTTTCTCTTTGCCCATCATAGGCCATCTCCACCTCATCAAGAAACCCCTCCACAGAACACTTGCCAAACTATCCGAAAAATACGGTCCCGTTTTGTACATCCAATTCGGATCGCGCCCCGTCATTGTTGTGTCCTCTCCCTCCGCTGCCGAGGAATGCTTCACCAAAAACGACGTCGCTTTTGCCAACCGTCCCGGGCTGCTAGCTGGAAAACACCTTGGATACAACTACACCACCCTTGTTTGGGCCTCTTACGGCACTCATTGGCGCAACATGAGACGCATAGCTTCGATTGAACTGTTGTCATCTCACCGCCTTCAGATGTTTTATGGCATCCGTGTGGAAGAAGTCAGGTCACTGCTTAGCCGGCTTTTTCGAGGTTCCAAACCCGGTGAGTTTCAGATTTTAGACATGAAGTCGACGTTTTTTGAGCTGACTCTAAATGTTTTGATGAGGATGATTGCTGGAAAGCGGTATTATGGGGAACAAACAGAGAAATTGGAGGAAGCTCAGTTGTTCAAAGAGATTGTCATAGAGACATTCGAGTTGAGTGGGGCTACTAATATCGGGGATTTCATGCCGGTTCTGAAGCATTTGGGAGTAACAGGGCTTGAGAAGAAGTTGGTGTTATTGCAGAAGAAGAGGGATAAGTTCATGCAAAATTTGATTGAAGAACATAGAAAATTGCAGAGGGGCTCTGTTCCTGAACAGAGGAGCAAGTCCATGGTGGATGTCTTGCTTGATCTGAAAGAAACTGAACCTGAGTATTATAGCGATGAAATCATAAGAGGCATGATACAA GTGATGCTATCAGCAGGGACAGAAACCTCAGCTGGAACAACGGAATGGGCTCTGTCACTCTTGCTCAACAACCCTGAAACCCTAGCCAAAGCCCGAACTGAAATCGACATCCAAATCGGAGAAAGCAGGCTGATTGAGGAGTCAGACTTTCCCAAGCTTCCCTACCTCCAGGGCATCATCAACGAGACCCTGCGGATGTACCCAGCAGACCCATTGTTGGTGCCCCACGAATCATCGGAGGAGTGCGCTGTGGGAGGGTTCCGTGTTCCACGTGGCGCAATGCTGTTGGTGAACACGTGGGCTATACAGAACAATCCCAAGCTGTGGGCACAGCCTAGGCAATTTAAGCCCGAGAGGTTTTTGAACGGTGGGGAAAGAGATGGTTTTGTGTTGTTGCCATTCGGGACCGGGAGGAGGGGGTGTCCTGGGGAAGGACTAGCAATAAGGATGGTTGGGCTGGCATTAGGGTCTTTGCTTCAGTGTTTTGAGTGGGAGAGAAGTGGTGAGGAAATGGTGGACATGAGTGAAGGGACTGGCCTCACCATGCCTAAAGCTCACCCTTTACTTGCAAAGTGTAGGCCACGCCCAACAAAGTTTGCCCTGCTATCTCAACTTCAATAA
- the LOC103441242 gene encoding uncharacterized protein encodes MIRRHGERVFVVALTLIAVVTLVGLLFVLNRPRNRYDYQLGDGCLLPRRSDPHVEKMAEFAVAEYNKQFDGEEEQTKKSVSGHLTRMKIQIVAPGGIKYTFQIMDRHHPVVMFYEAVVIEMNWLNYRKLVYFKKLRRGFFNQLVTDVNWD; translated from the coding sequence ATGATCCGTCGTCACGGTGAGAGGGTGTTCGTCGTCGCACTCACACTGATTGCCGTCGTCACGCTAGTTGGCCTCCTCTTTGTTCTGAATCGACCCCGAAACCGTTACGATTACCAACTGGGCGATGGGTGTCTGCTGCCGAGAAGGTCCGATCCCCACGTGGAAAAGATGGCGGAATTCGCGGTGGCGGAGTACAACAAACAATTCGACGGGGAGGAGGAGCAGACAAAGAAGTCTGTGTCCGGACATTTAACGAGGATGAAGATCCAGATAGTTGCCCCGGGGGGCATCAAGTATACGTTTCAAATCATGGACAGGCATCATCCGGTTGTGATGTTTTACGAGGCTGTCGTGATCGAGATGAACTGGCTGAACTACAGAAAATTGGTCTACTTCAAAAAATTAAGGAGAGGCTTCTTTAATCAACTCGTTACAGACGTAAATTGGGATTGA
- the LOC103441074 gene encoding E3 ubiquitin-protein ligase APD2-like isoform X1 — translation MYRPVWAHPTPPAGSQRWQETWARLLTPLTLWICVSVSLRYGYYGDRRMELGSSSSRLMKASAVFVKHVEVRDVDRKGVSLYAFSEEPKLNYQTNWSVHNYLIIRSYNGKGFSFWLNKGSSLSMRLEAHATTLNQLQVAMLKGEQNIEILQPEQTSSQDSLAFNEPKIGKEAEYNIEEDDKYYLEFISTNPNSVIVSVNVSVSSTMYDVTKAKDVCSTMKGSCRLSLVFPNTHYVILTTPNNGDLGDWYIELSFVARVVTYIAILGFIMVVVFLILKYLGACDGDDRTLVEIAVEEVNETYPIVPQKTLLRQTYGTNEEDEDSGASSSSSEELYDEKLCVICYDEQRNSFFVPCGHCATCYDCAQRIMDGENKVCPICRRLIHKVRKLFNP, via the exons ATGTACCGTCCGGTGTGGGCCCACCCTACGCCTCCGGCAGGCTCTCAGAGGTGGCAGGAGACTTGGGCTCGCCTCCTCACTCCTCTGACCCTCTGGATATGTG TTTCGGTGAGTCTCCGATACGGGTACTATGGCGACCGCCGGATGGAGCTCGGGTCGAGCTCTTCGCGATTGATGAAGGCTAGTGCTGTGTTTGTCAAACATGTTGAAGTGAGAGATGTTGACAGGAAAGGGGTTTCTCTCTATGCTTTTTCTGAAGAGCCTAAATTGAACTACCAAACAAATTGGAGTGTGCACAATTACTTGATCATTCGATCGTATAATGGCAAG gGATTTTCCTTCTGGTTAAACAAGGGTTCAAGTTTGTCCATGAGATTGGAAGCTCATGCTACTACCTTAAATCAACTACAAGTTGCTATGCTTAAAG GGGAACAAAATATCGAAATATTGCAGCCGGAACAAACAAGTTCTCAGGACAGCCTCGCCTTCAATGAACCCAAAATCG GTAAAGAAGCCGAGTACAATATTGAGGAAGATGACAAGTATTACCTTGAATTCATAAGCACAAATCCTAATAGCGTAATTGTATCAGTGAATGTAAGCGTTTCATCAACGATGTATGATGTTACGAAAGCTAAGGACGTCTGTTCAACAATGAAGGGGTCCTGCCGGCTCAGCCTTGTATTCCCCAATACTCACTATGTCATACTAACCACACCTAACAAT GGAGATCTTGGTGACTGGTACATCGAGCTTTCGTTCGTGGCTCGTGTGGTAACCTACATTGCGATTTTAG GATTTATTATGGTGGTTGTTTTTCTGATATTGAAATACCTTGGAGCCTGTGACGGTGATGATAGAACTTTAGTTGAAATAGCAGTGGAAGAAGTTAATGAGACTTACCCTATAGTGCCACAGAAGACGCTTCTTCGACAGACATACGggacaaatgaagaagatgaagattcaGGAGCTTCTAGTAGCTCCTCGGAGGAATTATATGATGAGAAATTATGCGTAATTTGTTACGATGAGCAGCGCAATTCCTTCTTCGTTCCTTGTGGTCACTGTGCCACCTGCTATGACTGTGCTCAAAG GATCATGGATGGGGAGAATAAGGTGTGTCCAATATGTAGAAGGCTCATCCACAAAGTGAGAAAATTGTTCAATCCCTGA
- the LOC103441073 gene encoding metal transporter Nramp2-like: MSAQLREDDDESSKLRDDVDDDEANRLLQPQSLSLSSSTWDDDEEVAFEAREKILIVDDAIDDESTAVPPFSWKKLWLFTGPGFLMSIAFLDPGNLEGDLQSGAIAGYSLLWLLMWATAMGLLVQLLSARVGVATGRHLAELCREEYPKWAGLVLWFMAELALIGADIQEVIGSAIAIQILSHGFLPLWAGVLITALDCFIFLFLENYGVRKLEGVFAVLIATMGLSFAWMFVDTKPSGKELLMGIVVPRLSSKTIRQAVGVVGCVIMPHNVFLHSALVQSRNIDLNKKGRVQEALNYYSIESSIALLISLMINLFVTTVFAKGFYGTKQAESIGLVNAGQYLQEKYGGGFYPILYIWGIGLLAAGQSSTITGTYAGQFIMGGFLNLRLKKWLRALITRSFAIVPTIVVAIIFNRSEASLDVLNEWLNVLQSIQIPFALIPLLTLVSKEQVMGVFKIGPGLEKVAWTVAVLVMVINGYLLLDFFISEVRGVLFALVVCSGTAAYITFIVYLVSRSGALPPTFFSSLFKRFADSGN; encoded by the exons ATGAGCGCCCAATTGCGAGAAGACGACGACGAGTCGTCGAAGCTGCGAGACGACGTGGACGATGACGAAGCCAACCGCCTGCTGCAGCCGCAGTCCCTGTCGCTGTCGTCGTCGACATGGGACGACGACGAGGAGGTGGCGTTCGAGGCGCGGGAGAAGATCCTGATCGTCGACGATGCCATCGACGACGAATCCACGGCGGTCCCGCCTTTTTCGTGGAAGAAGCTGTGGCTGTTCACCGGACCGGGTTTCCTGATGAGCATAGCGTTCCTGGATCCGGGCAATTTAGAAGGGGATCTCCAGTCGGGCGCGATTGCCGGTTACTCGCTGCTATGGCTTTTAATGTGGGCCACCGCCATGGGACTGCTGGTCCAGCTGCTCTCTGCCCGGGTCGGGGTCGCGACGGGTCGGCATTTGGCGGAGCTCTGTAGGGAGGAGTATCCGAAATGGGCCGGCTTGGTGCTCTGGTTCATGGCGGAGCTGGCGTTGATTGGGGCGGATATTCAGGAAGTGATTGGGAGCGCCATTGCGATTCAGATACTGAGCCATGGGTTCTTGCCCCTCTGGGCTGGAGTTCTGATTACGGCTTTGGATTG TttcatctttttatttcttgAGAACTATGGGGTGAGGAAGTTGGAAGGTGTGTTTGCAGTTCTCATAGCAACTATGGGTTTATCGTTTGCCTGGATGTTTgttgacacaaaaccgagtggGAAAGAACTTTTAATGG GTATTGTGGTTCCAAGACTTAGCTCGAAAACAATTCGGCAGGCAGTAGGAGTTGTGGGTTGTGTCATTATGCCACACAACGTATTCTTGCATTCTGCTTTGGTACAGTCAAGAAATATTGATCTGAACAAGAAAGGACGGGTTCAAGAGGCACTAAACTACTACTCAATTGAGTCATCAATTGCACTTTTGATCTCCTTGATGATCAATTTGTTTGTCACCACAGTTTTCGCCAAGGGATTTTATGGTACTAAACAAGCGGAAAGTATAGGACTGGTAAATGCAGGTCAGTATCTTCAGGAGAAGTATGGAGGAGGGTTTTATCCGATTCTTTATATCTGGGGTATTGGGTTGCTGGCGGCTGGACAAAGTAGCACAATAACTGGAACGTATGCTGGGCAGTTTATAATGGGAGGCTTCCTTAATCTTCGTTTGAAGAAGTGGCTGAGGGCATTGATCACGCGGAGTTTTGCAATTGTGCCAACTATAGTTGTAGCAATTATCTTTAATAGATCTGAGGCTTCGTTGGATGTTTTGAATGAATGGCTTAATGTGCTTCAGTCGATTCAGATTCCTTTTGCCCTTATACCACTTCTTACCTTGGTGTCCAAGGAGCAGGTCATGGGGGTCTTCAAGATTGGACCTGGTCTCGAG AAAGTGGCATGGACTGTGGCGGTTTTGGTGATGGTGATCAATGGTTATCTGTTGTTGGATTTCTTCATTTCTGAAGTCAGAGGAGTGTTGTTTGCTCTTGTGGTCTGCAGTGGCACAGCTGCGTATATAACATTTATTGTATATCTTGTTTCACGGAGTGGTGCCCTCCCTCCTACTTTTTTCAGTTCACTGTTCAAGAGGTTTGCAGATTCAGGTAACTGA